A part of Balneola sp. genomic DNA contains:
- a CDS encoding RagB/SusD family nutrient uptake outer membrane protein: MQITKNRTKIFLVATLLIGAGCGDVLEPQVYGDLTPETFFGSEADFNNAVIALYSPFMTDWGVVDQGDGQWYASLYNADPKTYLMRSMITTDEMFSPWVPDFTGFTFGPATLSSFQASTYAKIRYVARATDVIDKIQNSSADVPTNIRDLYVAEAKVLRAWTMYIIYDFFGPVNVKLNPETLSDIEITPRLAKEDYLAAMITDLEEAIPNLTDKYNGDTENWGRVSQGLARMVLLKIYMHEKNWAEAEQIAQEIVAMNYELLDSYPDVFNNEQNNELIYAVPADASSPNYYTQEIIPTNFESSGSFIRSSGWYGLWMPWDFYDTFDAGDERLDTILDSYIDFRNNTVDRSNGMNGAIPLKYTELDGNGPGHSNDQIVYRFAEVLLSLAEAINEQRGPADAYQYINQVRNRVSLSDLSGLSQTEFRDAILVERGHELFAEGVRRQDLIRHGKFIEYAQARGTSAQSHHVLFPIPQEVILQGEGIIEQNPGYN, from the coding sequence ATGCAGATAACAAAAAATAGAACAAAAATTTTCCTAGTTGCCACACTTTTAATTGGAGCAGGTTGTGGAGATGTACTTGAGCCACAAGTATATGGAGATTTGACACCAGAAACGTTTTTTGGCTCTGAGGCAGATTTTAATAATGCAGTTATTGCTCTATACAGCCCATTTATGACAGATTGGGGAGTGGTTGACCAAGGTGACGGACAATGGTATGCATCTTTATATAATGCAGACCCAAAAACCTATTTAATGAGGAGTATGATTACCACTGATGAAATGTTCAGTCCCTGGGTGCCTGATTTTACAGGTTTTACTTTTGGCCCTGCTACGTTAAGTAGTTTTCAGGCTTCGACCTACGCGAAAATAAGATATGTAGCACGAGCTACTGACGTAATCGATAAAATCCAAAACTCATCAGCGGATGTACCTACAAATATCAGAGACCTATATGTAGCAGAAGCAAAAGTACTGAGGGCATGGACCATGTATATTATTTACGATTTCTTTGGCCCTGTAAATGTAAAACTGAACCCGGAAACACTTAGCGACATAGAGATTACTCCCCGGCTTGCTAAAGAAGATTACTTGGCAGCGATGATAACAGACCTAGAGGAAGCTATTCCCAATCTAACAGATAAGTACAATGGAGACACAGAGAATTGGGGGAGGGTCAGTCAGGGCTTAGCTCGAATGGTATTACTCAAAATTTATATGCACGAAAAGAATTGGGCAGAAGCCGAGCAAATTGCACAGGAAATAGTTGCTATGAATTATGAATTATTGGATTCCTATCCCGATGTTTTTAATAATGAACAAAATAACGAACTGATTTACGCAGTTCCTGCAGATGCTTCTTCCCCTAATTATTACACACAGGAAATTATTCCAACTAATTTTGAGTCAAGTGGAAGTTTTATCCGTAGCTCGGGATGGTATGGCCTTTGGATGCCGTGGGATTTTTATGATACTTTTGATGCAGGAGATGAGCGCCTGGATACCATTTTAGATTCTTATATAGATTTCAGGAACAATACAGTGGACAGGTCTAATGGAATGAACGGTGCAATTCCCCTTAAATACACAGAACTTGATGGAAATGGCCCTGGGCACAGTAACGACCAAATTGTTTATCGTTTTGCAGAAGTTTTATTGTCCCTTGCTGAAGCAATAAATGAACAAAGAGGTCCGGCAGATGCTTATCAATATATTAATCAAGTTCGAAACCGTGTTAGTCTTTCAGATTTGTCCGGATTAAGTCAAACCGAATTTCGAGATGCAATACTTGTAGAACGAGGACACGAGCTTTTTGCTGAGGGTGTAAGACGTCAAGACCTAATTCGACATGGAAAGTTCATAGAATACGCACAAGCCCGCGGTACAAGTGCGCAATCTCATCATGTATTGTTTCCAATTCCTCAGGAAGTAATTCTACAGGGTGAAGGTATCATTGAGCAAAATCCAGGGTACAACTAA
- a CDS encoding T9SS C-terminal target domain-containing protein: MKTELRDIFLLTITFLLSSNIVSGQETIAEDKASNYTLEELASLENLGTGFGPWNSILTDDASVELLDANGNGANSAAINTDALSFALIASPTDVLGNRVDLGREFLSALSDGDTLSFDIAWNWVDGLKGVSLSNGSWESEDVTLTIDFDITGFYVNSDSVAPPPTEDDWNGSNPWRQEGEAMHFSIVKTAEGLTYSVKAITPESPVDFSGTVEGVNADRINFFNDDGLNWGGSGQGSLFFNSLKIVSGMATSNEEELIQYSFKLEQNYPNPFNPETQISYSLEQAGPVELSIYNLLGQQILTIENGFKSAGSHLVSLNASNLSSGVYIYTLRTEMGVLSRKMTVLK, encoded by the coding sequence ATGAAAACAGAATTACGAGATATATTTTTGTTAACGATAACATTTTTGTTATCAAGCAATATCGTTTCCGGCCAGGAAACAATTGCAGAGGATAAAGCCTCCAATTACACCTTAGAGGAACTAGCCTCTCTTGAGAATTTAGGTACAGGCTTTGGTCCTTGGAATAGTATACTAACTGATGATGCTTCAGTAGAATTGTTGGATGCAAATGGTAATGGTGCAAACAGCGCCGCTATAAATACGGATGCGTTGTCTTTTGCATTAATCGCTTCTCCAACTGATGTACTAGGCAATCGTGTAGATCTTGGGAGAGAGTTTTTATCTGCGTTATCAGATGGAGATACGCTCTCTTTTGATATTGCGTGGAATTGGGTAGACGGACTTAAGGGAGTTTCATTAAGTAATGGTAGTTGGGAAAGTGAAGATGTTACTCTCACTATAGATTTTGACATAACTGGATTTTATGTAAACAGCGATTCTGTAGCCCCGCCACCAACAGAAGATGATTGGAATGGCTCGAATCCATGGCGACAGGAAGGAGAAGCCATGCACTTTTCTATAGTTAAGACAGCTGAAGGTTTAACATATTCAGTTAAAGCAATTACCCCGGAATCCCCGGTCGATTTTTCAGGAACCGTTGAGGGTGTTAATGCAGATCGGATAAACTTTTTTAACGATGATGGCCTCAATTGGGGAGGTTCCGGGCAAGGAAGTCTTTTCTTTAATAGTTTAAAGATTGTTAGTGGGATGGCTACTTCGAATGAAGAAGAACTAATCCAGTATTCGTTCAAGTTAGAACAAAATTATCCAAATCCTTTTAACCCGGAAACCCAAATTTCCTATTCTTTGGAGCAAGCCGGGCCTGTTGAACTAAGTATATACAACCTGCTGGGCCAACAGATATTGACTATAGAAAATGGATTTAAATCAGCAGGTAGTCACCTAGTAAGCTTAAATGCCTCAAATCTAAGCTCGGGAGTTTACATTTATACATTGAGAACCGAAATGGGAGTACTTTCCAGGAAAATGACTGTATTGAAATAG
- a CDS encoding arabinogalactan endo-1,4-beta-galactosidase, protein MSFKMPNLIFLAVILVIACTDNPSKNNDEDPAPSEEFLFGADLSYVNQILDFGGVYKSNDVQTDPYSIFADLGTTTARFRLFKDPVWTKEVYGELGTQLYNDIDDVTLAIQLAKSAGMNVLLDYHYSDVWADPGNQEVPEAWNDLSFEEISDSIYQYTYQILMHLYSEDALPEMVQIGNENNCGLVHPYANVCESDDWEELGTLLNQGIKAVRETELETGSQIKVMLHVAQPENVDYWFENVISIGGVTDFEVVGFSYYPKWSEISINRISNYVANFKAVYDREVMILETAYPWTLTNADSYGNILGSDSVIDGYEATIEGQRQFMIDLVKEVMDGGGTGVFYWEPAWITSNLKDLWGTGSSWENSTFFDYEGNAHGGFDFMTYDYSE, encoded by the coding sequence ATGAGTTTTAAAATGCCAAATTTGATATTTCTTGCAGTAATACTTGTTATTGCATGTACTGATAACCCCTCAAAAAACAATGACGAAGATCCAGCGCCATCTGAGGAATTCCTATTTGGTGCTGATTTATCATATGTAAATCAAATATTGGACTTTGGTGGAGTATATAAATCAAACGATGTCCAAACAGATCCATATTCAATTTTTGCGGACTTAGGTACTACAACTGCGAGATTTAGATTATTTAAAGATCCGGTTTGGACTAAAGAAGTATATGGTGAATTAGGTACTCAACTTTACAATGATATAGACGATGTTACTCTTGCCATTCAACTTGCTAAAAGTGCTGGTATGAACGTGCTGCTCGACTACCATTATTCAGATGTCTGGGCGGATCCCGGAAATCAGGAGGTTCCGGAGGCCTGGAATGATCTCTCTTTTGAGGAAATTTCGGATTCAATCTATCAGTATACCTATCAAATCTTGATGCACTTATACAGTGAAGATGCATTGCCGGAAATGGTTCAAATCGGTAATGAAAACAATTGTGGATTGGTTCATCCTTATGCAAATGTTTGCGAATCCGATGACTGGGAAGAGCTTGGTACATTACTTAACCAAGGGATTAAAGCAGTCAGGGAGACAGAGTTAGAAACGGGAAGTCAAATAAAAGTAATGCTACACGTTGCTCAACCCGAAAATGTCGATTACTGGTTCGAAAATGTGATTAGCATTGGCGGCGTGACTGATTTCGAGGTAGTCGGTTTCTCGTATTATCCAAAATGGTCTGAAATTTCTATCAACAGGATTTCAAATTATGTGGCCAATTTCAAGGCTGTATACGATCGAGAGGTGATGATACTGGAAACTGCGTATCCCTGGACTCTCACCAATGCTGATAGTTATGGAAACATACTTGGTTCCGACAGTGTAATTGATGGGTATGAGGCCACTATCGAAGGTCAACGGCAATTTATGATTGACCTTGTAAAGGAAGTTATGGATGGAGGAGGTACTGGAGTCTTTTACTGGGAACCTGCGTGGATTACTTCAAACCTAAAAGACTTGTGGGGAACAGGTTCTTCATGGGAAAACAGTACGTTTTTTGATTATGAAGGGAATGCGCATGGAGGATTCGATTTCATGACTTACGATTATTCAGAATAA
- a CDS encoding DUF4982 domain-containing protein, translated as MFNTTSIRISFKKLQVSILLLIPLACTIQAQNFENSQLFNHDWEFVKDIDPAISINDATIQWEKVSLPHTANIEPLVIADQQWQGTSYYRKYFSLSPRVEEKHISLTFEGVMHETEVYLNGEVIYYNAGGYLPFYVDLTDVVKFSERNELILKVNNEDNPDIPPGKPIADLDFNYYGGIYRDVHLSIKDKFRISDPIGANRVAAGGVFVHYEDISDEKATVFVQVDIENGRDESVEGELLISLKDANGAIVASGENNIQLESGTNSLVRSEFIVENPLLWSPDHPNLYLLSVQLFSANGKVDEAEQKIGIRIFEFDEDNQFVLNGEKLYLRGTNRHQDYPYIGYALSNEAQYRDAYKIKEAGFNFIRTAHYPPDPSFLEACDELGILFMNAIPGWQFFGENEFQERALNDIRNMIRRDRNHPSIIIWEASLNESGMPEEFMEIAHQTVKEELPINDVYTSGWLDHAYDIFIPARQHSKPPAYWSNYDKDKPLFIAEYGDWEYYAQNAGFNQAAFENLKEEERNSRQLRGFGQVRLAQQALNFQEAHNSNLKGNSFGDANWVMFDYNRGYAPDLEASGIQDIFRIPKFTNYFYRSQIDPVLGPEQTLFNSPMVYIANYWTDSEFTEVKVYSNAEEVVLYLNNEEIERRNPDIDQYSTHLNHPPFTFNLDSFIPGILTAEAFINGELVATHERITPGEATNISLQVDISGKQPTAGVNDVVFVYASITDKNGNAVPDASNQIFFKIEGDGELIGNNPIKAEAGIATMLVRIGENTDSLIIKASSAALKEASLSLTVQ; from the coding sequence ATGTTCAATACCACTTCGATAAGAATCAGCTTCAAAAAGCTTCAAGTTAGCATACTTTTATTGATTCCTTTAGCATGTACAATTCAAGCCCAGAATTTTGAGAATTCTCAATTATTTAATCATGATTGGGAATTTGTGAAAGATATCGATCCAGCTATATCAATAAATGATGCCACTATTCAATGGGAAAAGGTTTCCCTTCCGCATACAGCTAATATTGAACCCTTAGTAATTGCAGATCAACAATGGCAGGGAACCAGCTATTATCGAAAATATTTTTCGTTATCGCCCAGAGTAGAGGAAAAACATATTTCCTTAACCTTTGAAGGAGTAATGCATGAAACGGAGGTCTACTTAAATGGAGAGGTGATCTATTATAACGCAGGCGGGTACCTTCCGTTTTATGTTGATTTGACTGATGTAGTAAAATTTTCTGAACGCAATGAGCTCATTCTGAAGGTAAACAATGAAGACAATCCAGATATTCCACCGGGAAAACCGATCGCAGATTTGGATTTCAACTATTATGGAGGGATTTACAGAGATGTTCATTTATCTATAAAGGACAAATTTCGCATATCAGATCCTATAGGTGCCAATCGCGTCGCAGCTGGAGGGGTTTTTGTTCATTACGAAGACATATCTGACGAAAAAGCCACCGTATTCGTGCAAGTTGATATAGAAAATGGGCGCGATGAATCGGTAGAAGGAGAGCTACTAATTTCACTTAAAGATGCTAACGGAGCAATTGTAGCGAGCGGTGAAAATAATATTCAATTAGAATCCGGTACAAATAGTTTAGTTAGAAGCGAATTTATAGTTGAGAATCCTCTCCTCTGGTCTCCTGATCATCCAAATCTATACTTGCTTAGTGTTCAGTTATTCAGCGCCAATGGAAAGGTAGATGAAGCAGAACAAAAAATCGGGATACGCATATTCGAATTCGATGAAGACAATCAATTCGTACTTAATGGTGAGAAATTATACTTAAGGGGAACCAATCGTCACCAAGACTATCCTTATATAGGGTATGCTCTTTCAAACGAGGCCCAATACAGAGATGCATACAAGATTAAAGAGGCGGGTTTTAATTTTATAAGAACCGCTCACTATCCACCCGATCCATCATTTTTAGAAGCATGTGATGAACTCGGAATTCTATTTATGAATGCAATACCAGGATGGCAGTTTTTTGGTGAGAACGAATTCCAAGAGCGGGCTTTGAATGATATTCGAAACATGATCAGACGAGATCGTAACCACCCAAGCATAATTATTTGGGAAGCTTCTTTAAACGAATCAGGAATGCCGGAAGAATTCATGGAAATTGCCCATCAAACGGTTAAGGAGGAGCTACCAATTAATGATGTGTACACAAGTGGCTGGTTAGACCACGCGTATGACATATTCATCCCTGCACGCCAACATTCAAAACCACCAGCTTACTGGAGTAATTACGACAAAGATAAACCACTTTTTATTGCTGAATATGGGGATTGGGAATACTATGCCCAGAATGCAGGTTTCAATCAAGCAGCTTTTGAAAATCTAAAAGAAGAAGAGCGGAATTCCAGACAGTTGCGTGGATTTGGACAGGTAAGATTAGCCCAACAAGCCCTTAACTTCCAGGAGGCACACAACTCAAATCTTAAAGGAAACTCTTTTGGAGATGCTAACTGGGTAATGTTTGATTACAACCGGGGTTACGCACCAGATTTAGAGGCCTCTGGAATTCAGGACATTTTTAGAATTCCTAAATTTACCAACTATTTCTACCGGAGCCAGATTGATCCGGTTTTAGGTCCTGAACAGACATTGTTTAACTCCCCAATGGTATATATTGCAAACTATTGGACGGATTCGGAATTCACTGAAGTTAAAGTGTATAGTAATGCAGAGGAAGTGGTACTGTATTTGAATAATGAAGAAATCGAACGCAGAAACCCGGATATAGATCAGTATTCGACCCATCTTAACCATCCCCCTTTTACCTTTAATCTGGATTCTTTTATTCCGGGAATATTAACGGCAGAAGCGTTTATAAATGGAGAGTTGGTTGCCACACATGAGCGTATTACCCCGGGAGAAGCCACAAATATATCATTACAGGTAGATATCAGTGGCAAGCAACCGACAGCTGGGGTAAACGATGTGGTGTTTGTTTATGCATCGATTACCGATAAAAATGGAAACGCAGTACCTGATGCTTCAAATCAAATCTTCTTCAAAATTGAAGGAGATGGTGAACTGATTGGTAATAACCCGATTAAAGCCGAAGCAGGTATTGCAACCATGTTAGTACGGATAGGAGAAAATACGGACAGTCTTATTATAAAGGCTAGTAGTGCCGCATTGAAAGAGGCTTCCTTATCGCTAACGGTACAATAA
- the galK gene encoding galactokinase — MEMFDSQIKIGKHIVGYVAEAFTNRFDGIPTLIKSPGRVNIIGEHVDYNDGFVLPATINKHVVFAIAANDTSVVNLVSLDLGEKESIDLNNLQIPPKYQWTKYIQGALLELGERGYSVAGFDVVFGGNIPIGAGVSSSAALEGGLLTGLSHLFSLDITKKEIAMMGKDIEHNHIGVQCGIMDQFINVYGQKDGILKLDCRDLSYDILPFENRDVAIVLCNSMVSHNLYTTQYNKRRKQCAEAVSYFKKFDPQIKKLRDVSIELFNSKGKGLSPDIQKRTKFVIEEIERVHTASDLILSGEIDSLGEKLIESHLGLSKEYEVSCLELDLLVDIAVKQNGVLGARMMGGGFGGCTLNLVMDDSVESFKETITDKYRSKTQIDPELYVMKIDEGVHIIEG; from the coding sequence ATGGAAATGTTTGATTCTCAGATTAAAATAGGTAAGCATATTGTGGGGTATGTGGCCGAAGCTTTCACAAATCGGTTTGACGGTATACCAACTTTGATCAAATCACCAGGAAGGGTAAATATAATTGGTGAACATGTAGATTATAATGATGGGTTTGTTCTTCCTGCAACTATAAATAAGCATGTTGTATTTGCGATAGCTGCTAATGATACTTCTGTTGTAAACCTGGTTTCTCTGGATTTAGGAGAGAAAGAATCAATAGATTTAAATAATCTGCAAATACCTCCTAAGTACCAATGGACAAAATACATTCAAGGAGCACTTCTCGAATTAGGTGAAAGGGGATATTCAGTGGCCGGATTCGATGTGGTTTTTGGAGGGAATATTCCCATTGGGGCTGGGGTGTCGTCTTCTGCAGCCTTAGAAGGGGGGTTGCTGACCGGGCTTTCACATCTTTTTTCGCTGGACATAACAAAAAAAGAAATAGCGATGATGGGGAAAGATATTGAGCACAATCATATTGGAGTACAATGTGGGATAATGGACCAGTTTATCAATGTATATGGTCAGAAAGACGGCATTCTAAAATTGGATTGTCGGGATCTTAGCTATGATATTCTCCCCTTCGAAAACCGGGATGTAGCTATTGTTCTTTGTAATTCCATGGTCAGTCATAATCTATATACAACGCAGTATAACAAACGGAGGAAGCAGTGTGCCGAGGCGGTCAGCTATTTTAAGAAATTCGACCCCCAGATAAAAAAGCTTAGAGATGTTTCGATAGAACTATTTAACTCCAAAGGAAAAGGCTTAAGTCCTGACATTCAAAAGAGAACTAAATTTGTAATCGAGGAGATAGAAAGGGTACATACTGCAAGTGATTTAATATTGTCGGGAGAGATTGATTCTTTGGGGGAGAAGCTGATTGAATCTCATCTTGGTTTGAGTAAGGAATATGAGGTGAGCTGTCTGGAACTTGATTTACTGGTGGATATTGCTGTAAAACAGAATGGAGTACTTGGGGCAAGGATGATGGGAGGTGGATTTGGTGGATGTACCTTGAATTTAGTCATGGATGATTCTGTAGAAAGTTTCAAAGAGACTATTACTGACAAGTACAGATCGAAAACTCAAATTGACCCTGAATTATATGTGATGAAAATTGATGAAGGTGTACATATAATTGAAGGCTAA
- a CDS encoding UDP-glucose--hexose-1-phosphate uridylyltransferase, giving the protein MTSRHLEYPHRRLNILTGEWVQVSAHRTKRPWQGQQEEVNIDTKPEYDPSCYLCPGNKRANGVINPHYSSTYSFVNDFSALIESVPDDHISIEGLLVSQGEPGICKVICFSPKHNRTLPDMSVSEIRKVVECWVHEYVELGSRENINYVQIFENKGEIMGCSNAHPHGQIWAQKSIPTEPEKERIRFEEYFKEYGRTILTDYLELELSLQERIVAENDDFVVLVPFWAFWPFETLIISRRPISRLDEFSDSEKTNFAHIIQTITRKYDKVFNVSFPYSAGLHPAPTDGGNYPEWHFHMHFYPPLLRSSTIKKFSVGYELLANLQRDTTPEYSANILKKISI; this is encoded by the coding sequence ATGACCTCGAGACATTTAGAGTATCCACATAGAAGGTTAAATATATTAACAGGAGAATGGGTCCAGGTTTCCGCTCATCGAACAAAAAGACCGTGGCAAGGTCAACAAGAAGAGGTCAATATTGATACAAAGCCTGAGTATGATCCGAGTTGTTATTTGTGCCCGGGAAATAAGCGTGCTAATGGCGTAATCAATCCTCACTACTCCTCTACGTATTCTTTTGTAAATGATTTTAGCGCCTTGATTGAATCAGTCCCTGATGATCATATTTCAATAGAAGGGTTGCTGGTTTCACAGGGTGAGCCGGGCATTTGTAAAGTAATTTGTTTTTCTCCAAAGCATAACCGAACACTTCCGGATATGAGTGTTTCAGAAATCAGGAAAGTAGTTGAATGTTGGGTTCACGAATATGTAGAATTGGGAAGTAGAGAGAATATAAACTACGTTCAAATATTTGAGAACAAAGGAGAAATAATGGGGTGTAGTAATGCACATCCGCATGGGCAAATATGGGCTCAAAAATCAATTCCAACAGAGCCCGAAAAAGAGCGTATTCGCTTTGAAGAATATTTCAAAGAGTATGGAAGAACCATTCTTACGGATTATTTAGAACTGGAACTCAGCCTCCAGGAAAGAATAGTTGCTGAAAATGATGATTTTGTTGTTTTGGTTCCATTTTGGGCTTTTTGGCCATTCGAGACACTCATTATCAGCCGACGGCCAATATCAAGGTTAGACGAATTTAGTGACTCAGAAAAGACAAACTTTGCACATATAATCCAGACAATCACCAGGAAGTATGACAAAGTTTTTAATGTGTCCTTTCCGTATTCGGCTGGGTTACATCCTGCACCAACAGATGGTGGAAATTATCCAGAATGGCATTTTCATATGCATTTTTATCCCCCGCTTTTAAGGTCTTCTACCATTAAAAAGTTTAGTGTTGGCTATGAATTACTTGCTAATCTACAGCGAGATACAACGCCGGAATACAGCGCTAATATCCTCAAAAAAATTTCAATTTGA
- a CDS encoding sodium/glucose cotransporter has product METIDVIVFITYVSMIIGIGLWVSRDKEGHTKNAEDYFLAGKSLPWWAIGASLIAANISAEQIIGMSGSGFAVGLAIATYEWMAAVTLLIVGKYLLPIFIEKKLYTIPEFIEHRFNTTLKTILAVFWIALFTLVNLTTVMFLGAKALDTIWGVGDGSLLLLALIGLALIAATYSIYGGLSAVAWTDVIQVILLVLGGIVTTIVALNAVTPEGGVIKGAVHIFEVANDKFDMILDRSNPEFNNLPGIAVLIGGMWVANLYYWGFNQYIIQRTLAAKSLEESQKGIVLAAFLKLIIPFIVVIPGIIAYVMYAQPEGTSEIAGVVEAFTKSDGTTDNDNAYPWLISVFVAPGFRGLVVAALAAAIISSMASMLNSIATIFTMDIYKPYFNKEASDSKTVNVGRLTAGVALVFAILIAPQLETVPQVFQFIQEYTGLVSPGILAVFLMGLFWKPTTTRAATIGVLSSIVVALLLKIPSIDLPFLDQMFYTLIITIVIIVGISLSTNEEGDDPKAIRFTSKTFKTSPQFNIGAYVVLILTSILYALFW; this is encoded by the coding sequence ATGGAAACAATTGATGTAATAGTATTCATAACTTATGTATCAATGATAATTGGCATAGGTCTATGGGTCTCAAGAGATAAAGAAGGACATACGAAAAACGCTGAAGACTATTTCCTAGCCGGTAAGTCCCTTCCTTGGTGGGCTATTGGTGCATCTTTAATTGCTGCTAATATTTCAGCAGAACAAATAATAGGTATGTCTGGTTCTGGATTTGCTGTAGGACTAGCTATTGCTACTTATGAATGGATGGCTGCTGTTACTCTTCTTATTGTAGGAAAATATCTATTACCCATTTTTATAGAGAAAAAATTATACACAATTCCTGAGTTTATCGAACACCGGTTCAATACGACTCTTAAAACTATTCTAGCTGTTTTTTGGATTGCACTTTTCACCCTTGTGAACCTGACTACAGTCATGTTTCTGGGAGCAAAAGCCTTGGATACTATTTGGGGTGTTGGAGATGGTAGTTTATTGCTGCTTGCACTGATTGGCTTGGCACTAATTGCAGCTACTTACTCTATTTACGGAGGATTATCAGCTGTAGCATGGACAGATGTAATTCAAGTTATACTATTAGTTTTGGGGGGTATAGTAACGACTATTGTCGCGCTAAATGCAGTAACTCCCGAAGGAGGAGTAATAAAAGGTGCCGTGCATATCTTTGAAGTTGCGAATGATAAATTTGATATGATACTGGATAGATCTAACCCTGAGTTTAACAATTTACCAGGCATTGCAGTACTCATCGGCGGAATGTGGGTGGCGAATCTTTATTATTGGGGATTCAATCAATATATCATTCAACGTACGCTAGCAGCCAAATCTTTAGAAGAATCCCAAAAGGGTATCGTTTTAGCTGCTTTTCTCAAACTGATTATCCCATTTATCGTGGTTATTCCAGGGATTATCGCCTACGTGATGTATGCACAACCAGAAGGAACTTCGGAAATTGCAGGTGTAGTAGAAGCATTTACAAAATCTGATGGAACAACGGACAATGATAACGCCTATCCCTGGTTAATAAGCGTTTTTGTCGCTCCTGGTTTTAGAGGTCTTGTGGTTGCAGCCCTTGCAGCAGCAATCATTTCTTCCATGGCATCAATGCTAAATTCAATTGCTACGATATTTACAATGGACATTTATAAGCCATATTTCAACAAAGAAGCTTCAGATTCCAAAACTGTAAACGTTGGCCGCCTTACTGCGGGAGTTGCATTAGTTTTTGCAATATTAATCGCTCCGCAGCTTGAAACAGTACCACAAGTATTTCAATTTATTCAGGAATATACAGGCCTAGTGAGCCCCGGTATCTTGGCAGTATTTCTAATGGGCCTTTTCTGGAAACCTACTACAACAAGGGCCGCAACTATTGGAGTATTGTCTTCGATCGTTGTTGCATTATTATTAAAAATACCATCGATAGACCTACCATTCTTGGATCAAATGTTCTACACACTGATAATTACAATAGTGATCATTGTTGGGATTAGCTTATCTACCAATGAAGAAGGCGATGACCCCAAAGCAATTCGTTTTACTTCAAAGACATTCAAAACCAGTCCTCAGTTTAATATCGGAGCGTATGTTGTACTGATCTTGACCTCAATTCTGTACGCTCTGTTCTGGTGA